TCTCCGCGCCGATGACAAGGGTGCGCGCTCGAATCGCCGAAAGCACCGGACGGGTGTCGAAATCCATACACGCCTCGACCGATACCACGAAATCACTCGGATCCTCTGTAACCTTGAGAAACAGTTTTCCCTCGGCGGGCAGGAGCGCCTCGTAGAATTGCCTCCTTGCGGGGCCGTACGTTCGAGCGACGAGCTCCAGGTAGACCTCGCGCCAACGTCCGTCTCGGGCGAGCTCAACCCAATGCCCGTACACGTCGTCGGAACCGGGCGGCGTGCGGCACCCGCACAGTGCCAGTACCAGCCGGTTGACCCGGTCGGGGTAAGCCGCGGCGAATTCCTGCGCAATGACGCCGCCCATGGAGATGCCCAGGACGTCGGTCCGGCCGACGGTCTTGTCGATCACCGCGGCGTAGTCACCGGCCATGTCGCGCATGGTCGCCCCGCGAGGAAGTCCGCGGCGCCGGCCGATCCAATACACGGTGCGGCCTTCGGCGAAGCGAGAGCAGAACCAGGTAATGAAACGCCTTCGGCTGGCCAGTTCCTGGAGGGCGTCATTGATTCCCGGAAACACGACGAGAGGCGGTCCGGGTTCGCCGACGCGCCCGTACGGAAACGCATCGAGGAACATCCCGAACTCGGCCTGGGGGAGCTTGGTCATCGCCGAACCAGTTTACGGGACTGTGCGATGCAGGCGAGCCAGGCGGGAAGCAGGGGGGTTGTCCGATTTCGAACGAAATTCTGTCGGGTAAACATGCAAACTCCGCGCAAAGACGGGTATGATTACCAGGCGATCAGGAAGACTCAAATCACTTGGCCTGCAAAGGTTGCAGGTCTGCTGCCGCAGGCGCCAGCGATCCCGGGCAGGGGAACTTGGGCATGGATCAGGCCGTGACATGCCGTTTGACGGAAGAAGAGCTTTGGAGCGGGCTTGATCGGAACGCGCCGGAGATTCTCGAGCACGTTGAAAACTGCCCAACCTGCCAGGAACGTGCCGGATCGTTGCGCGCCACGATTGCCGCAGTTGCGTCTGCATCCGAGCCCGAGGTATGTCCGATTCCGCAGCGCATCGGCCCGTACCTGATCCAGCGCCGACTTGGTCTCGGCGGAATGGGCATTGTCTATGAGGGCGAGCAGGAGAACCCTCGCCGGCTTGTCGCCGTCAAGGTCGTACGCGGAGGCCACTATGTCGACGACTATCGCGTTCGACTCTTCCAGCGCGAAGTGGAGACGCTTGCGAGGCTCAAGCATCCGGCCATCGCGGCGATTTACGAGGCAGGTCGGACGGCAGACGGCCAGCACTACTTTGCGATGGAACTCGTCCGGGGGATGCGGCTCAACGACTACGTCCTGGATCGCCACGTGCCGCTGCGGCAGCGGCTCGAGTTGTTCATGAAGATCTGCGACGCGATCAACTACGCCCACCAGCGCGGGGTGATTCACCGCGACATCAAGCCCAGCAACATTCTCGTGGATGCAGAAGGTAATCCGAAGATTCTTGACTTCGGTCTGGCCCGGATCACGGACTCGGAAATGGGCGCGACCACCACCGGATCACTCGTCGGCCGGATCATGGGCACCCTGCCCTACATGAGCCCGGAAGAAGCCCGGGGAAATCCCGACGAGATCGACGTCCGCGGTGACGTTTACTCGCTCGGCGTCATTCTCTACGAGATGCTCACTGGGAGCCTGCCGTACACTGTCAGCCGGCAGGCCATTCCCGAGGCCATTCGCGTCATCTGCGAGGAAGTGCCACGGCGTCCCAGCCAGTTCGACCGCAGTCTGCGCGGTGATCTGGAGACGATCATCCTGAAATCGCTGGAGAAGGAGCGGGCCCGCCGCTACCAGAGCCCGGCCGCGCTCGCCGAGGATGTCGGGCGATTCCTGCGCAACGAGCCGATCCTGGCGCGGCGGACGAGCACGCTTTACCTCACGCGGAAGTTCGTCCAGCGGCACAGCATCGTCGTGGCCTTGATCGTCCTGATGATAGCAGCCGGCGCGTTCGTCCAATACATGAGCGAGCGCGTTCAAACGGAAGCCAACAATGCTGCGCTGGTGAACAGCATGTTCAACGATCTCGCCACGGCCGCCAGTTTTGAGGAGCTGGCACGCGACTCGCGCAGCGTCGGGCAACCGGAAGTACTGGACAGAGCCGCGGCGCTGGACCGTTCGGCGCGTCTCTACCGTGAGGCTTTGCACACGTACGAGCGAATCGTGGACGAAGGCCCGGAGTCGGTGGCGAACACCGCACGGCAACGGCTGGGAGGCGTAAAGTTGGGTCTGGGCCAGACGCTCATCGTGCGCGGCGTAACCGCTCAGGCGAACGCTCGCCCGAGCGCCCCGGATTTCGATGAGGCCAAACGGCTTATCAAGGACGGGCTGGATCTCTACGAAGAGTACAAACTCGCGATCCCGGAAGCCGAGGCCGGCTCTATCATCAGCGCCTTGCGAATGCTCCGAAGGTTGGAGGAAGCGAACCCGCCAGCCGGTGATATGGCGGAGTTCCGCGACGATGCCGATCTCAATGAAGCCGGGGATTTTGCGGAAGGCCCACCGGCGCCGGGCGGCTCGGCTCCCGTGCCGGAAGAGGGCGGCGCTTCCGAGCCAGGCGGTGACGCGGCGGCCAACGACCTGCTGCCTCCGGCCGGAGACCTCGAACAGGCCTTTAATCTCGGTGAAATCGATGCCATGATACGGCGTGTCGCCTCGCTATCAGGACAAGAGGTGCCCGAACTCCATACCTCGGGCACTTTGCAGTAAACCACCGGGGCAAGGGTTCTGCACATGACGTCGAGCGAATGGGGAGAAACGGCGGAACTTGTCGAGCAGTTGCGGTCGGGCGGGGCCCAGGCCGCGCCGATCTTCGATCGGCAATATCGCGAGTCCCTCGTGCGATTCTGCTGGGGCTATCTCGGCGACATTGCCGACGCCGAGGATGCCGTGCAGGAAATCGCCTTCAAGGTTCTGACGGCTGAGAATATCCCCGATCGTTTTCGGCCCTGGCTCTACCGCGTCGCGCGAAATCACTGCCTCAACCTTCTTCGGGATCGTGCCCGCCGACGCGATCGTTTTGAGCTTCCCACCGACGCCCGCGTTCGTGCCTCCATGACCGGAAATCTCACGCGTCTTGTGCGGGACGAGGACAAGCGAATCGTGATCGAGCTGGTTCAGCGGTTGCCGGAAAGCCAGCGCGAAGTCCTCCGCTTGCGCTATGTGGAGGGGCTCTCTCGAGCGGAGATCGCGGAAGTGCTGGAACTGTCCGAGTCGGTGGTGAAAAGCAGGCTCTTCGAGGGCCTTCAACGGCTTCGAAACTCTACCGGCAGTGCTCAGGACACTTAGAGCCACCACCGCTACGTTAGGTATCCGCATCCTTACTCTAAATCCTACTTGCTTTGACTTACCTCGGGCCCGCGCAATCCTGGCATTACGACGATCGAATTCCATCGACTTTCGGGTCCCTCGACTCACCCGAAGAGCCTGAGTGAATCGCTGCCTTGTTCAGGCTCCAGCCGGTCGCGCGGGGCGATATTCTCGCGCCTGCACTCCGCGCAGGCTCAGTTGGCGCGGGTGATTCATGATGCGGCCGTGCCATTCACCGGACCTGTCCCTTGACGTTGTGGGGCTGCGGGGACGAGGCCGTCCGCCCAAAAAAGCTGCGCGAAATTCTTGAGTTAATTCGCCCGATTGTTCAAGGCGCGCTCCTCTCGGTCCGATGTACGCGCAGTCTGGGAAAAGTGTTCCCTGTCACGAATTGGTTCTTGGAGAATTGATGATGCCTACGTATGCACGACGCACTTTCGGAACGACGACGCGCGGTTACAACCGTTTCGGTGGCTACACCGGCACGGCGGGCAACCGCACCACGAATCGGACCCGCACGACGGGGACGAGCCAGCCGACGACGGCCTACAAGAACGTCTGCAACACGTTCAACAACAAGATCAGCTCGTATCGCACGCTGATCAATCAGACGAAGGGTCCGGCCAAGTTCCCGCGTCCCACGCCCACCACGCTGAACAATTTCGCGAATTGGATCGAGAAGGGCGCCGTCGTGCAGACGTGCAGCCCGCAGCAGGTTGCCCGTTGGGCTCGCACCACGCGGGCGAACTTCAACCCGACGACGTCGTCGGTCACGGCCTGCAAGAACGTGCTGACCAAGAAGTTCGGCAAGAACTGCATCAAGGCCGTCGCCCGGGCGAAGAACGGCGCCTTCATGGTCGCCACGGCCCAGACGAACAACGGCAAGGCTTTCCGTTTCCCCAAGTAGTTCAGGGACCATCCTCACACGCCCAAACTGGGGGGTCTGCGTGACGGATGGGGACACGAATGGGGCGGATCCATGAGGGATCCGCCCCATTTGTATTTGTGCCGCGGGATCGTTCGACCTCGCGAACGTACCGATCTTTCAGGCTTCGATCCTGTCCATCACGGCGCCAAGCGTGGCGCCGATTCCGTCACGAATGATCAACTCAGCGGAGCCGTCCAGGGGCGTTTCGGTGCGGTTGATGAGGACGAGCCTGGCACCTCGAGCGCAAGCGATCCGCGGCAGCGACGCGGCGGGCTCCACCACCAGCGACGATCCAATTGAAAGAAACAGATCGGCCTCCGCCGCGAGTCCGGCGGCCTCGGCCATGACGTCCGCCGGCATGGCTTGCCCGAACGAGATCGTCTTGGATTTCAGCGGGCCGCCGCAGTGGTCACAATCCGGCGCTTCTTCACCCGCCTCGTACCGGGCGATAACCACTTCCGGCGCCCACTCCTTGCCGCAGACGCAGCAGGCGACGACGCGATTCGTGCCGTGCAGCTCCAGCACGCGCCGGCTCCCGGCATCCTGGTGCAGGCCGTCGATGTTCTGCGTGATTACCGCGACGATGCGGCCGAGGTCCTCCAACCGAGCGATCGCGCGGTGGCCATCGTTGGGCCTGGCACCGCGGAACTCGGCGTACATCTCTTGGCGCATCTTCCAATACCGGACCCTTTCCGCCCGCGAGCGCATGAAGTCGTCGTAGTACACGGGTTGATGTTTGGACCATACGCCGCCGGGACTGCGGAAGTCCGAGATGCCGCTTTCCGTGCTCATGCCCGCGCCGGTGAACACGACGGCGTGGCGGGCGTCCCGCAGAAAGCCGGCAAGTTGTTCGATCGGATTCAATGCATCGACCTCACGCACGATGGATGGCAACTCTCCGCCTCATGGGCTGGCCGCGTTGCTCTTTACCCCTATAATGTCCTTAAGCGTTGCAACGCCAAACGGATTGATCGATTCCACGAGGTGCTTCGGAATGGAAAATGTTCTCCTGATCGCCCTCTTCGGCCTGGCGCTCTTCTTTATCTTCAAGCGAGGCGGCGGCTGAGGCACCAAAGGCTGCTAGGCGTGCCCTGGCAACGAAAGTGGACGGCGCCGACCGCATTGCAAGCTCATCATTTCGTCCGCTCGTAAAGATACCCGGCTTCCTCCAGCCGCGCGCGTCCCCCTTCGAACACCGCACATTGCCCCCCGGACCAGATCGAGGCCGAACCGAATCGACCGTCCTTCGCCACGGCGTAGAACTTCACGTCGAAGTTCGGGCGCCCCTGGGAATCCAGCAGCCGTTTCTCCGTGGTCGTTGCCACGATGCGCTTGAGCGCCGATCGGCATGCCTCGGCCGGGCTCATTCCGTGACGCATTCCCTCGACGACGGTGTGTGCTCCGCAGATCTTGATGACCGCTTCGCCGCGTCCCGTCGCGCCGGCCGCGCCGACTTCGTTGTCCACGTACAGCCCGGCTCCGATGATGGGGGAGTCGCCCACGCGTCCCGGGATCTTGAATGCGAGCCCGCTCGTCGTGGTCACGCCGCCGAGATCTCCCCCCGGCGTGACGGCACAGCAGTTGATCGTCCCGTAATGGCGCTTGGCATGCTCGATGGGCGCCGCGCCCTGGCGACTGTCCGCCGGCGGCAGCCAGTCGTCCTCGTTCGAGAGGCCTTCTTTCCATTCCAGCCAGAGCTTCCTCGCGCGATCGGTGAGCAGATTCGTTTCCTCGAAGCCGTGTGCCCGGGCGAAACGCAACGCTCCCTCGCCCACGAGCAGGACGTGGTCGGTGCGCTCCATGACCACGCGCGCGACGCGGGAGGGGTAGACGATATTGTGCAGCGCCGCGACCGCCCCCGCCCGGCAGGTCGGGCCGTGCATCACGCTGGAGTCCAGCTCGACCACGCCGTCTTCGTTGGGCAGACCGCCGAGCCCCACGGTGATGTCGTCCGGATCTTCCTCGACGAGGTTCACGCCGGCGATCACGGCATCCAGCGGGTCTGCGTTCTTGAGAATCATCTGCGCGGCGCGGTCGACGGCGCGGATGCCGTTTGCGCTGGCGATCACGACCGGGCCCCCGGTCCCGCGGGCGGGTTTGATTCCCTGGACTCTTGTCTGTCCGTGGGACTTGGCCGCCAGGGTTCCCGTCGCAATTGCGGCAGCCGCTGCCCGCCCGAGGAACTCACGCCGATCAATCCGGTTCATGGGAAGGGCCCCACAGGGTATTATGTAGCGAACTCGGGCGCAAGCTGCCGATAAGCTCGCTGCGTTGACAATTTGCGTACCCGATGCCGCCGGGTCCGGGGTTATTACAATTTTGTATCCGATCTTCTACTGGGCGCCCATCGTAGTCGATCCTAGAACCCTGGTGCATCGAGCGCTGTCGGCCGCGGTGACGAAGTCAGCCGCCGCGGAGGAAAAAGCAGCTCGCCCGCAATCAGGACAGCGGCGCGGAGACTGCCCCGACAGCGGCGACCACGGAAGGAGCTAGGCAGGCCATGCATCCGCTTGCGTTCATCATGTTCGACCCGATGTATTTCATCATCGTCGGCCCGGCCATCCTGTTGGCCATGTGGGCCCAAGCGGCGGTGAGTTCCGCATTTGCCAAGGGGAAGCGTCGCGCGGCGCGGAGCGGTTTAAGCGGGGCCGAGACCGCCCAGCGGATCCTGAACTACTACGGGATCAGCGATGTCGCCGTGGAGCCCATCCGGACGCAACTCGGCGACCATTACGATCCAAAGCATAAGGTGCTGCGACTGAGCCCGGATGTGTATCACGGGCGGTCGCTGGCGGCGCTCGGCGTGGCTGCGCACGAAGTCGGACATGCCATTCAACACGCCAGCGGTTACGCTCCGCTGACGATGCGCAACCTGATCGTGCCGCTCGCCTCTACGGGCAGCCAATTGTCGTTCCTGCTGATCATTGGCGGGCTGATCTTGTCGTACATGCAGATCGGGCTGGGCATGCCCGTGGCCTTGGCGGGCCTGATCCTATTCGGAGCGGTCGTGCTCTTTCAGATCGTGAACCTGCCGGTGGAGTTCAACGCGTCCAGCCGCGCCCGCGCGATCCTGCTCGATAACAACATGATCACGCGTGAAGAGGATGTGGTGGTTGGCAAGGTACTCAACGCGGCCGCCATGACCTACGTGGCCGCCACGATCACGGCGCTGGCGCAGATGATCTACTTCGCCATGCTGGTCTTCGGCCGCCGGAACTGATCGCGAGGCGAGCGCGTTATCCGACGTGGATGCTCAGGTGGGTTGCGCGTTCGATGTCCGGGGGGCGGTCGGGCCTGGAAGTCACAACCGTTCCATGCGTTCGCGTCGGTGTCGCGCGTTGGATCCGTACGCGAACCAGGTTGCCGGGAATTGCCCTTCCGGACGGGAAGTGGACGCGGAAGTAGCGATCGGTCCGGCCTTGGGCCAGCACCTCGGAATTCACAGGCGCGGGACGGACTGAGGAGTGCCCCGGCGGTCCTTCGTCGCCATCGCCCGCCGTCGATTCAACAATCACGCGCTCCACGGATCCCACCGCCTGTTGCCGGAACGTCAGCGACAGCTCGCGTTCCAGCTCCGCCAACCGATTCATCCGCTCCCGCACGACATCGGACCGAATAAACTGTCGCTGCCAGCGCGCGGCCGCGGTTCCTGCGCGTGGGCTGAAGGGAAAGGCGTGGATCTTGATGAACCCGGCAAATCGCGCGGTTTCGAGCGTCTTTGCAAAGTCGCCTTCGCTTTCTCCAGGGAATCCCACGATCACGTCCGTGGAGATTGCAGGCCGTTGGAGCTTTGTCCGAACCCGCTCGACCATCTCGTGGAAGTTTTCCCGGTCATACTGGCGGTTCATTCGCCGAAGCACGTCTTCGCTGCCGGATTGCAGCGGCAGATGCAGGTGGGGGACGCAATTCTCGTGACGGCGGAGAACGTCGAGGAGGGCGTGGCCGACGTCGCCGGGCTCCAAGCTCGAAAGCCGCAGCCGCGCAAGTCCTTCGACCTGAGCGAGGGCATCGACGAGTTCGGCCAGGGGTGCGTCATGGCGGTGAATGCGGCGCCGCAGGGCCGTCTCCCGCCCGTAGGCGCCGAGGAAAATGCCGGTCAGGACGATTTCGCGATGACCCGCGGCGACCAGTTGCCGCGCCTCGGCTACGGCATCATGAACTGACTTGGAGCGCAAGTCCGGGCGCAACCGGGGAATGATGCAGTAGGTGCAATGCGCGTCGCAGCCGTCCTGGATTTTGAGGAAGGCGCGCTGGTGCCGATCGAAACGGCGGATCAATCCGATCGGGGTGCCCGCCTTGACACCCTCATCTTCGAGCGGAATAATCGGAAGTGGATGTATCGGCGGAGCTTGCCGCAATCGTCGGTCGTGGGTCGCCGGACCGGGCGTCGCCAAGCCTGATGTGGTCCTCGTTCCAATTGCCTGCCCAGGTATGTTATCCCCGGCGTCATGCGCGACGTGATTGTTCTCCGAAGACGGCGTGCCGGAGCTTACCGGCGGACGCGCTTCCAACAGCAGGCAAAGGCTCTTCCGAAGATCGGTTCCGTGCCCCCAGACGGCGTCGACGCCGTCGATACGGCGAAAGCGATCCGCGTCGGCCGAGGCGCCGCAGCCAAAGACGACGATTTGCTCGGCCGGTCCACCCAGGAGGCGTCGAACCTCCTGCCCGCTGCGGCGCAGCGCGTTCGTGGTGACTGCACAGGTGTTCACGACGGCGATGGAAGCCTGCTCGCCTTGGAGAGCGGGCTTGCCCCCGAGCGACTCGAGGATCTCGCGAACCTGTTGCGACTCGTACTGATTAACTTTACAGCCGAGTGTGCTCACCCGATACTTCCAGCCCATGATGCCCAGCCTATCCGACGGACTCGGATGGGGAAAGTCGCTTGGCGGTCGTCGGGCGACGAATGCTGGCCCGCAACCCGCCGGACAGAGCGCACGGCGGAACACTGGAGTTCTCGAGCATGGCTACTCCCCAAACCGCATGGGGCATTGATCTGGGACGCGCCGCCCTCAAGGCCGTCAAGCTGCGACTCGGGACCGACGGCGCCGTCGAGGTCGTCGCGGCCGACCTGATCGAACACGCCCAGATCCTGACGCAGCCTGACGCCGATCGAACGGAGCTGATCAGCAGCGCTCTGGAGAAGTTCCTTTCGCGCAATGACATCTCCAAGGATCGGGTGGTCGTCAGCGTTGCCGGACAAAACACCCTCGCCCGATTCACGAAGTTGCCGCCGGTCGCACCGAAGCGAATCCCGGACATCGTCCGTTACGAGGCGGACCAACAGATTCCATTCGATATGGACGAGGTCATCTGGGACTATCAGACCTTCCAGGCCGAGGGTCTGCCTGACATCGAAGTCGGCATCTTTGCCATGAAGCGCGAGCTGCTTCGGGAGCATCTGCTTTACTTTGAGCAGGCCGCCATCGAGCCCGTCGCCGTTCAGACCACGCCCCTGGCCGTGTACAACACCGGGTTCTATTCGGAGCTGATCTCGGAGCAGACGACCATTCTCCTCGACGTCGGCGCCGAGAATACCGACCTGGTGATCGCCACGCGCAATGGGCTGTGGACGCGAACCATCGCCATCGGCGGCAACCGTTTCACCGAAGCCCTGGTCAAGGCGTTCAAGCTTTCCTTCGGCAAAGCCGAGGCCTTGAAGCGCTCCGCGGACACCAGCAAGTATCGGCGTCAGATCTTCCAGGCCATGCGGCCCGTATTCTCCGACCTTGTGCAGGAACTCCAGCGTTCCATCGGCTTCTATTCATCGACGCACCGCGACGCCGAGATTGACCGCGTGATCGGTCTGGGCGCCGGGTTCCAGCTCTCGGGATTGAACAAGTACATCACGCAGAACCTGGGGATCGAGACCGAAGTTCCCAAGAGCTTCGCGAAACTGAGCGTGCCCGCTCCGATTCCGGCGATGGAGTTTCAGCCGGCGTTTGCCGCGGCTATCGGCCTCGCGTTGCAGGGAATCGACCAAGCCCGCGTGACCAGCAATCTTTTGCCCGTCGAGATCGCCAAGCAGATTGTGTGGCGCAAGAAAAAGCCCACCTTCGCGGCAGCGGCGGCTTGTCTGGTTCTGGCCGGCGGGATCGTCTGGTTCCGCCAGACTTCGGATATGCGGGCGCTGGCATCGGGGGCGCGGGAGGCCGAGCAAGTTCGCGTGGCGGGCGTCGACGACGCCGTCAACGTCATCAACAACGGCCCGCCGCCGAGTCTTGGGGATCGCGCCAAGGCCGCCGAAGTCAACCAGGCCGGAGACATCCTCCGCAAGGAACTCAGCGACCTGCGCGGACAGGGCGTCAGCGAGCGCAGCACCACGGAGACCCTGGTCCAGCTTCAGGAAAACAAGGTTCTTATTCCGCGCATCATGGAAGTCGTACACCAGTCCCTTCCCCAGCCGGACCCGGTACTGGCATCGGCGGATACCGGTCCGGAGCTCGCGGAGAAGATCAAGGAAGGGGGGCCGCCTCGGTCCCAGCGGCGCATCGTGCGGATTCAGTCGATGGATATCCAGTATACGTCGGACATCCACCTGCTGATCTGGCCCAATCTTGTCGAGGCACCGCCGCCGCTCCTTCCGCAAGAGGAGATCAAGCCGGGCATGTGGTTGCGTATCACCTGCCGAACGCCCAATGCCGGCGGTGCCGCGTTTATCAATGAGAATTTCATCAAACCGTTACGCGAGAACGGCCGGAAGCCCGGGCAAGGCTTCTATTTCGACCGCATCAACCTGGTCGACGGACGCAAGCTCGAGGCGGAGCTGGAGGCGCCTGCCAGCCCCTTCGGTCGTCCGGGCTCCCGCGGGGTGGATGAGACCTTGAAGTACGATCCGGTTACGAACGAGCTTTGGACGGACGATTGGGAATTCAGCATCAATGCGGACGTGGTCCTTTCGGATATTCCCGAAGAGTTCCTCGAGGTGGCGGAATCTCCGGAAGGGGAACCGGGAAGTGAGGGCACCGAGGGCGGTTGATCGTCGCGGCCCAGCCGAACGGCGATTTCTCCGGGGACCGCACGGGAGCATATTGAATGGACTTCCTCAAGCGACATGCTTTTTACATCGCCTCTATCGGCCTGGCACTGCTGGGCATCGCCTTGCTTGTGACCGGAGTCCAGGCCATGGGTCGGGTGCCCAAGGAGATGGACAAGGCGCGCAGCCTCTACAGCAGCCTCAACCAGTTGAGCGGGTCGGCTGTGAACGACCGCGTGATCCGCGCCGAAGAGGAACGCATCGCCGCGGCCCGTGCCGACTACGACGCCGTACTCGCCAAGGCCAATACGCTGTATGGCTGGGAGCCGCTGGTCGAAGGCGTCTTTCCGACCGGGACGGATGAGCAGCGGCGCAAGTTCCGCCGTGAATACAACAAGGCCATGCGTGCCCTGCTCGATACGGAGAAGCTCCGCTGGGGGCAACCGGCCGACCAGGCTGCCATCGACCTCATGAAGGATCGGATTGAGGATGAGCTCTACCGCGAGCAGTTCGGGAAAGAGGGGGAGGGGGCGGCGCGACCGCCTCGGCCAGTCACCGGGCCGGAAAAGACGCCGGCCGGCATCCTGACGTACGCCGGAGCCAGGCTCGACGCCGCCGCCCGGGCGAATATGGCGGCCGCCCAGCGGATCTATCTCTATGCCACGCCCATCGACGCGCCGGCCACGCGGGAATACAAGCCCGTTCCCAGTCTCGACTTCTACGGCACGATGACCGAAACGGGCACCGTCGATGCACCATTTCCGGAAGATTGCTGGCATGCCCAGATCGCCTACTGGGTTCAAAAGGATGTCATCCAGGCCATCGAAGCCACCAACAACGAAGTGGCCGATGAGCTCAAGGCGAACGAGACGCCCCGCTGGGTGGGAACGATGGCCGTCAAGGACATCATTTCGATCCGGGTCTTTACCGGATACATCGAACCGGAAGAGGAGTCCTCGATCATCGGTGCGGCGCCGGGTGGGCGCGATCCGGCCCTGCCGCCCGCCACCTCCGCCAACGTCTTCACGCACAACGCGAACAGCCCCCTTTACGAGGTGAAGCAGTTCACCCTCAAGCTGGTGATGGACCAGCGGGAAATCAGCCGCTTTGTTGAAAAGCTCTGTGCCAACAGCTTCTACACACTGCTTCGTGTTTCTTATGTCGCCGAGCCGGTGAATCGCAACATGATGGGCAAGATCTACGGTTCCGGTCCGGTTGTCAGTGTCGTCATGGATTTCGATGTGGTGATGCTGGGCGACGTCTTCCGCCCGCTCATGCCGCCGATCGTTTGCGACAATTACGGGATTTCGTGCCCGGCGCCCCCGGAGGAAGAACCATAGTCGGGCGGGCTGGTTCGATTGCGGTGTTCGATGTAGGGCGTTCGGCAGCGGATGATCACCTGATTGGGAGTTAACGTACCATGGCCAAACAGATTGTTGGTCCCCTGGAACGACATCTGGAGAAAGCAGTCATCGGCCTCGCCGCCCTCGTGCTTCTGGGTTGTGTGGTCCGTTACCTGATCGCTTCGCCCAATCAGATGGACCTCGGAAACGGCAAGCCCGTTTCCCCCGGGCAGGTCGACGACGTGCTCGCGACCAAGGCCAACGAGGTGCGCGAACGACTTCGCCAGGCCACGCCTCAGTCGCAGATTCCTCAGCCGCTGGAAGTCGAGTTCGAGCAGATGCTCAACC
The window above is part of the Phycisphaerae bacterium genome. Proteins encoded here:
- a CDS encoding serine/threonine protein kinase gives rise to the protein MDQAVTCRLTEEELWSGLDRNAPEILEHVENCPTCQERAGSLRATIAAVASASEPEVCPIPQRIGPYLIQRRLGLGGMGIVYEGEQENPRRLVAVKVVRGGHYVDDYRVRLFQREVETLARLKHPAIAAIYEAGRTADGQHYFAMELVRGMRLNDYVLDRHVPLRQRLELFMKICDAINYAHQRGVIHRDIKPSNILVDAEGNPKILDFGLARITDSEMGATTTGSLVGRIMGTLPYMSPEEARGNPDEIDVRGDVYSLGVILYEMLTGSLPYTVSRQAIPEAIRVICEEVPRRPSQFDRSLRGDLETIILKSLEKERARRYQSPAALAEDVGRFLRNEPILARRTSTLYLTRKFVQRHSIVVALIVLMIAAGAFVQYMSERVQTEANNAALVNSMFNDLATAASFEELARDSRSVGQPEVLDRAAALDRSARLYREALHTYERIVDEGPESVANTARQRLGGVKLGLGQTLIVRGVTAQANARPSAPDFDEAKRLIKDGLDLYEEYKLAIPEAEAGSIISALRMLRRLEEANPPAGDMAEFRDDADLNEAGDFAEGPPAPGGSAPVPEEGGASEPGGDAAANDLLPPAGDLEQAFNLGEIDAMIRRVASLSGQEVPELHTSGTLQ
- a CDS encoding NAD-dependent deacylase codes for the protein MREVDALNPIEQLAGFLRDARHAVVFTGAGMSTESGISDFRSPGGVWSKHQPVYYDDFMRSRAERVRYWKMRQEMYAEFRGARPNDGHRAIARLEDLGRIVAVITQNIDGLHQDAGSRRVLELHGTNRVVACCVCGKEWAPEVVIARYEAGEEAPDCDHCGGPLKSKTISFGQAMPADVMAEAAGLAAEADLFLSIGSSLVVEPAASLPRIACARGARLVLINRTETPLDGSAELIIRDGIGATLGAVMDRIEA
- a CDS encoding alpha/beta hydrolase produces the protein MTKLPQAEFGMFLDAFPYGRVGEPGPPLVVFPGINDALQELASRRRFITWFCSRFAEGRTVYWIGRRRGLPRGATMRDMAGDYAAVIDKTVGRTDVLGISMGGVIAQEFAAAYPDRVNRLVLALCGCRTPPGSDDVYGHWVELARDGRWREVYLELVARTYGPARRQFYEALLPAEGKLFLKVTEDPSDFVVSVEACMDFDTRPVLSAIRARTLVIGAEKDQLMPAEIVRELAKGIKGATLHMIPRAGHGVFEEQQEAFDAAILDFLNHENG
- a CDS encoding sigma-70 family RNA polymerase sigma factor, which gives rise to MTSSEWGETAELVEQLRSGGAQAAPIFDRQYRESLVRFCWGYLGDIADAEDAVQEIAFKVLTAENIPDRFRPWLYRVARNHCLNLLRDRARRRDRFELPTDARVRASMTGNLTRLVRDEDKRIVIELVQRLPESQREVLRLRYVEGLSRAEIAEVLELSESVVKSRLFEGLQRLRNSTGSAQDT
- a CDS encoding N(4)-(beta-N-acetylglucosaminyl)-L-asparaginase, with amino-acid sequence MNRIDRREFLGRAAAAAIATGTLAAKSHGQTRVQGIKPARGTGGPVVIASANGIRAVDRAAQMILKNADPLDAVIAGVNLVEEDPDDITVGLGGLPNEDGVVELDSSVMHGPTCRAGAVAALHNIVYPSRVARVVMERTDHVLLVGEGALRFARAHGFEETNLLTDRARKLWLEWKEGLSNEDDWLPPADSRQGAAPIEHAKRHYGTINCCAVTPGGDLGGVTTTSGLAFKIPGRVGDSPIIGAGLYVDNEVGAAGATGRGEAVIKICGAHTVVEGMRHGMSPAEACRSALKRIVATTTEKRLLDSQGRPNFDVKFYAVAKDGRFGSASIWSGGQCAVFEGGRARLEEAGYLYERTK
- a CDS encoding MiaB/RimO family radical SAM methylthiotransferase, which codes for MGWKYRVSTLGCKVNQYESQQVREILESLGGKPALQGEQASIAVVNTCAVTTNALRRSGQEVRRLLGGPAEQIVVFGCGASADADRFRRIDGVDAVWGHGTDLRKSLCLLLEARPPVSSGTPSSENNHVAHDAGDNIPGQAIGTRTTSGLATPGPATHDRRLRQAPPIHPLPIIPLEDEGVKAGTPIGLIRRFDRHQRAFLKIQDGCDAHCTYCIIPRLRPDLRSKSVHDAVAEARQLVAAGHREIVLTGIFLGAYGRETALRRRIHRHDAPLAELVDALAQVEGLARLRLSSLEPGDVGHALLDVLRRHENCVPHLHLPLQSGSEDVLRRMNRQYDRENFHEMVERVRTKLQRPAISTDVIVGFPGESEGDFAKTLETARFAGFIKIHAFPFSPRAGTAAARWQRQFIRSDVVRERMNRLAELERELSLTFRQQAVGSVERVIVESTAGDGDEGPPGHSSVRPAPVNSEVLAQGRTDRYFRVHFPSGRAIPGNLVRVRIQRATPTRTHGTVVTSRPDRPPDIERATHLSIHVG
- a CDS encoding zinc metallopeptidase, which produces MFDPMYFIIVGPAILLAMWAQAAVSSAFAKGKRRAARSGLSGAETAQRILNYYGISDVAVEPIRTQLGDHYDPKHKVLRLSPDVYHGRSLAALGVAAHEVGHAIQHASGYAPLTMRNLIVPLASTGSQLSFLLIIGGLILSYMQIGLGMPVALAGLILFGAVVLFQIVNLPVEFNASSRARAILLDNNMITREEDVVVGKVLNAAAMTYVAATITALAQMIYFAMLVFGRRN